A DNA window from Gemmatimonadaceae bacterium contains the following coding sequences:
- a CDS encoding M20/M25/M40 family metallo-hydrolase, with protein sequence MRSRLALAAGAIALSLSAPAGAQPRFSAPGAPTTLTPEQQAARAIYKEMVEINTVDSVGSVTKAAEAVAKRFRDAGFPESDIAIVGPADKPAKQNLVVRYHGKNASLKPILLLAHLDVVAALRSDWPRDPFTMVEQDGYFLGRGVADDKSMAAILTANLLRYKKEGWVPDRDLILALTADEEGGGSNGVGWIIANRKELIDAEYAINEGGGGTLQDDKPLFHSIQAAEKVPVNYTLTVTNTGGHSSVPRKDNAIYTLAAALTRIEKYTFPVELNDVSRPFFEQTAKVEMPSLAAAMRAIAKNPKDTAAARIISTDPRYASMLRTSCVATRLSGGHADNALPQTATANVNCRVAPTSTGAQVLEVLQKLAGDSVKLSMRGGDRNNAGGPPAPINPTLLAATTQLTNKMFNGVPVIPTMSTGATDGRFLRAAGIPTYGVSGVFSSPGETNAHGRDEKLRIKSFYDGLDFLYQLVKMISSAKPIS encoded by the coding sequence ATGCGTTCCCGTCTTGCCCTCGCGGCCGGTGCCATCGCGCTCTCGCTGAGCGCCCCCGCCGGCGCTCAGCCCCGGTTTTCCGCGCCCGGTGCGCCCACGACCCTCACGCCGGAGCAGCAGGCGGCGCGCGCGATCTACAAGGAGATGGTGGAGATCAACACCGTCGACTCCGTGGGATCTGTTACGAAGGCGGCCGAGGCCGTCGCCAAGCGCTTCCGTGACGCCGGCTTCCCCGAGAGCGACATCGCGATCGTCGGGCCCGCCGACAAGCCCGCCAAGCAGAATCTCGTCGTGCGCTATCACGGCAAGAACGCGTCACTCAAGCCCATTCTGCTGCTGGCACACCTGGACGTGGTGGCTGCGCTGCGAAGCGACTGGCCGCGCGATCCGTTCACGATGGTCGAGCAGGATGGTTACTTCCTCGGGCGCGGCGTCGCCGACGACAAGAGCATGGCGGCGATTCTCACCGCCAACCTGCTCCGCTACAAGAAGGAAGGCTGGGTGCCCGACCGGGATCTCATCCTGGCCCTCACGGCCGACGAAGAGGGCGGTGGCTCCAACGGGGTCGGGTGGATCATCGCCAATCGCAAGGAGCTGATCGACGCCGAGTACGCGATCAACGAAGGCGGCGGTGGCACCCTGCAGGACGACAAGCCGCTCTTCCATTCCATTCAGGCCGCCGAGAAGGTGCCGGTGAACTACACGCTCACCGTCACCAATACGGGCGGACACTCGAGCGTGCCGCGCAAAGACAACGCGATCTACACGCTCGCCGCCGCGCTCACGCGCATCGAGAAGTACACCTTCCCGGTGGAGCTGAACGATGTGTCGCGGCCGTTCTTTGAACAGACGGCCAAGGTCGAGATGCCGTCGCTCGCCGCCGCGATGCGCGCGATCGCGAAGAACCCGAAGGATACCGCCGCCGCGCGCATCATCTCCACCGATCCGCGCTACGCGTCCATGCTGCGCACGAGCTGCGTGGCCACCCGCCTCTCGGGCGGTCATGCCGACAACGCCCTGCCGCAGACGGCCACCGCCAACGTGAACTGCCGCGTGGCGCCAACGAGCACGGGCGCACAGGTCCTCGAGGTGCTGCAGAAGCTCGCCGGCGACAGCGTGAAGCTGAGCATGCGCGGCGGCGACCGGAACAACGCCGGTGGGCCGCCCGCGCCGATCAATCCGACGCTACTCGCCGCCACCACGCAGCTCACGAACAAGATGTTCAACGGCGTGCCGGTGATTCCCACGATGAGCACCGGCGCCACCGACGGTCGCTTCCTGCGCGCCGCCGGTATTCCGACCTACGGCGTGAGCGGGGTCTTCTCGAGCCCCGGCGAAACGAACGCCCACGGTCGCGACGAGAAGCTTCGCATCAAGAGCTTCTACGACGGCCTCGATTTTCTCTATCAGCTGGTCAAGATGATCTCCTCCGCCAAGCCGATCAGCTGA
- a CDS encoding twin-arginine translocation signal domain-containing protein, translating to MTTPRRDFLRHAGLGAAALATFPQLAQAEPLRRDWTREREEQLAELAELEAALDGQPPAQPPAQPQWDTSWTAKITGKHRAMFDVPDVEGGVGVFRAAIWGRQYTDVLKLQPADLSTVVVLRHGGIPLIMTNEFWTTYEVGKAMKLKNEKGKTQKVNPVLPDPDAKGPGSPYTLDKLIAAGAIALGCNMAFRSIVSMVEKKDKLKPAEARTKAMSMILPGVILQPSGIFANVMAEEAGCHFVRAV from the coding sequence ACCCCCCGCCGCGACTTCCTCCGCCATGCCGGACTTGGCGCTGCCGCGCTGGCCACCTTCCCCCAACTGGCTCAGGCTGAACCCCTGCGTCGGGACTGGACGCGCGAGCGTGAGGAGCAACTCGCCGAGCTGGCCGAGCTCGAGGCGGCGCTCGACGGGCAGCCGCCCGCGCAGCCGCCGGCTCAACCCCAGTGGGACACCAGCTGGACAGCCAAGATCACCGGCAAGCATCGGGCGATGTTCGACGTCCCCGATGTGGAAGGCGGGGTGGGCGTCTTCCGCGCGGCGATCTGGGGGCGGCAGTACACCGATGTGCTCAAGCTGCAGCCGGCCGACCTCTCCACCGTGGTCGTGCTGCGCCATGGCGGCATTCCGCTCATCATGACCAATGAGTTCTGGACCACCTACGAGGTGGGCAAGGCCATGAAGCTCAAGAACGAGAAAGGCAAGACGCAGAAGGTGAATCCCGTCCTGCCGGATCCCGACGCCAAGGGGCCCGGTTCGCCGTATACGCTCGACAAGCTCATCGCCGCCGGCGCCATCGCCCTCGGGTGCAACATGGCGTTCCGATCGATCGTGTCGATGGTCGAGAAGAAGGACAAGCTCAAGCCCGCCGAAGCCCGCACCAAGGCGATGAGCATGATCCTCCCCGGCGTGATCCTCCAGCCCAGCGGCATCTTCGCCAACGTGATGGCCGAAGAGGCCGGTTGTCATTTCGTACGCGCCGTGTGA